tttattaaaaatttatatcattttggATTGTAATAGttttcaataataaaataaataatattgttgtttgaattttttgttattttaaaaagtaatagtgattatttttgttgttgttatatgaataatttgttattatgcttattatttatttcttaattattgttgttgtttttgttgttcatattattattaatattattttctgaTGACCCAGAGATTCCAGTCACTATCGCactatggtgcgacaccaaaTCTGGGAGATGTTTAGCAGACCCCACCACCAACATCTAGTTAATATCTTAAGTATGATTTCAGGGGCGATGGGCTCGAACCGTCGACCATATGGTAGACAAGGCCCTCACCTTACCACCTGAGCAATCCCAatagggttattattattattattgagagATAGTCAACTTGCGTGCGTgcttttttttgaaatattattctGCAAAGAGTATAATtgccttaaaaaataaaaataaaaatggaattatGATTTTACCTACAAGAGGAGAAATAGGAGAATCAACATTTTCGATTGGACAATGATTTCGACCTCACTTATccaaaccaaacataaaaatggaAATTATAATTCTAATTTTGATTCCAGTACAACCTTGATTGTGCAAACTATACAAGGGCGACTGGGCAAGTATCTCCTCATTGAAATATCTCTTATGAGACAAATACCATAGTTTCTAGGGTAAAAGATATTGACTTCACGTGAAATTTTGTGAAAAATTAGGACTATCttggagatttcaaaaatttctaaaactttccctgaaatttgaaaaaaaaaagaaagaagactTAGACTTCTCATGAAGTTATAAAATTTTCACAACCCATTATTTCTTAAAGTACATAAACTTACCCTCTATGTttgtcaacaaaaaaaaaaaaaagagccaaGAAAGGGATCAagtatttcaaaaatcaaatttcaacaGAAGTCGGTGAGATATTTAAAACTTTAGGAAATTTTCGCCttttttttgggtcaaatttCAAAGGAGATTTGTGAAATTTTTGAAAGTTAAAGTGATGTTTGTGTCCTTTCGCCAAATAAGAAGGTCGATTTTTTTTGCCCTAATTTCTATTATATTAAAATGGTGTTTGAAAGTGTAAAAATTCAagttttgagtttaaattttacTCGATTTGACATAATTTAAATACAAGGTTTCAATGCACAAGCTAGTATTCACAGACAATTTCTATATGAATTTTAATTATctcattttcattattttcttttgCAAATTATTTTCATCGAATTAAGTCATGGTTATGCTTTATAtctaaatagaaaaaaaaatttttataaaaatctaAGTACATATATTACTTGCATCCATCAACTTTTAcgagtgaaaaaatattttaaaacttaaaaatatactCTCGAACTTCATCTGTTTCTTTTCTCAAATCACTTAAATCTGCTCAGGTGTTATCGGGATgtgtgaattttaaattttaaatttatattaatttttaaaaattaatataattttatattaatattatcaaatttacaaaaatcttaatgtaaaaattaaatatgtataGCAAAAACAtagaaaatgaataataatatagtattttttttttattagatgTCAAAATTCAACTTAAGAGTTATACttttttaattaacataaaaattcaaatattaagaaaagaaaaatgatcCTCGTATAATTCAAATATTTAAATCTATTCTTCTGCCCTTTTacattaagaaaagaaaaatgatcCTCCCTAGATGTCCTTTAGATGGATTGTAAATTTTGTTGGGCCTAGTCTCATGTGGGCCTGAGGATTGGAAAAAGGCCCTGACCCAAAATCTTATGTTGTTGGATTTTAGGCCCATTATTATGTTAAAAAGTAATATCTAAGAAAACTATGAAAATATTCCCTACTAATTATTgtaaatcaaaatttaatatttattcgCTTTTTTTTTTAAGCCCTAAAAGAAATTTGATTACATTTTTATAGATGGAAGAAATTCGATTATGATATCTCAAGTAGAACTATACATGAATCAAGTTTTTTATAAGTAGGCTATTAACTTGACTCGATAAAGGTTCGTTTGGCTCGTATATTTACATAAATAATGAATCTTTAGCTTTATTTTTAGGTTTGTTTATTATTAAACGAGCTGAGCTTGAATAAAGTCGGGTTCAACCTAAATAGACTCACGAACAGTCTATTTATAAGCTTATATTATGGCTTTTTAAAAGCCGATTAGTGGATTCACTTAAAATCATGGTTCTAGAGAGTGGACTGGTGATCAATACAGTGAAGCTTTTTGATCGAATAAACTAGTGAATTAACTCGATTGTCAAACTAGTGGCCTTAGTATGATGTCTTACTAATTACGAATTTAGGTATACCTAGTTTTGccaattttatatttatatatatatatttatttatatatatatatatataataagataAAATCAACTATACAcatttttacttaattattagCATATttatatcctctctctctctctctctctctctctctctctctcgtggtAGATCTATTTTGATCAGTCAAGTTGGTCGATTTTGATTTGAACCTTCTTATTTTTAGGTTGCATGCCTCAAAACGATCTAGAAAAGTAACATCACCATAGCGCCTTACGTTTATATATgttcattttataaattaaaaaaaatccttttaaaatgAAACTAGTGAAGAGCCAATAGCAAGTTTGAGCAAATAAGTATATTCGAAATTGATTTAAGTTCGAGTCTACCGTGATACACAGTTTTTATTAAATACGTAACCAATAAACTTAAATATAGTGAAACACAATTTAACTCAGTTCAAATTGATTTCAAGTGATTCTTTAATGAATAAGTTGAACACGTGTATTCATACTTGTTTTGGGTCTTGCTCGAATTTGAATTCGGTAAAAAATTTAATGAATAAACTCGAACTTTGTATGATTCAATTCTGCCTGATATGATTCAATACAGCCCTATTCTCAATGTATCATTGGGCCTAAGCTGTCCTTTGAAGAGAATATGTTAATTTCAAACTAATTAAGATGCATATAACAGATGTTTTCTGTAAAACAAAGTTTGATCATTTGGAGTCAATCTAGTGGAGTTCATTAAATTGTGAAATAAATGCATTTTTAGAACTTTGCGTAAAAGTTAACCCTAGAAAATCTTAATTCAAACTAAAAGCACGTGTCAAATATGATAAATTGTCGAATCTCACATGGCTTGATCCGAAGTAGGAAATCCAAGATTTTTGGAGCACGTGAAACCCCCATCCACAACCAAGTTATGACCCGTCACGTACTTAGCTTCATCCGATGCCAAAAACAATGCTGCTCGTGCCACATCTATTTCTTCACACTTTGTTCCCTTCAACTCTCCTAGACTGCTAATGATCTTCATTATGTGTTCTTGACTCACACCTGGGAGAAGCGCATTAAACTGTGCCAACACGAGCGGCGTGGCGATTGCAAAAGGGGAAACACAGTTGATTCGCACCCCATGCCGACACAGCTCGCTAGCCATGGACTTGACGATTCCCGGTATCGTAAATTTCGATATCGAATAGGGGTGCGGCCCAAGCCCGCCCATAAGCCCACTAATGCTCGATGTGCAAAGAATCGAGCCCGAGCCCGCAGGGATCATCACCCGGGCTGCATGCTTTATCCCTGCAATGGTGCCTCGAACGTTGACCCGCATGACCCGGTCAAAATCTTTGAGGTCAAGGTCAGCAACACTGGGCGGAATGGACGGGCCTGTTATCCCAGCATTATTGTACATCACATCGAGCTTGTGGTGGAGGTCTAGAGTGGCGGCGACGGCCTCGGCCACCTCGGCCTCCACCGATACGTCGCAGCGGACGAAGTGGGCTTTCGAGCCCAACTCTCTAGCCACTTGCGGGCCGCGTTGGGCGTCGATATCGGCAATGACAACACGAGCTCCGTGGTGGATGAACTCATGGGCCGCAGCCCTACCAAGCCCACTTGCTCCTCCGGTGATGAGGGCCACCTTCCCCTCAAGCCTGCTTTtgaaagaaaggcaaagtaatcTGAACCAAATCAATCATGGGATCAGAGAAAAGAGTACGTTAACGTCATGAGGACTGAAAAACCACTCATCTTTCTGCTTTGAAAAAGGAAGCACTAAGACAAAAAGGTAATTTTCCATGATGGGGGTGTGATTTCATCCTCACCGTCCAATCAAAGTATGTCTAATAATTGGGCGGCCCATGTGGCGTGGGCTGGGCCCATCTTCGATTTGACCGTAAATAATTTAACAGTGAAAATGAAATgatttgatttcatttttttCAAACTTCGTTTTAAAGAATGTTTGAATATATGCACACACTAGGCACGTGATGTCTGCATGCATAGTGTAGCGTTGGTGAAGAAGTACAAGATCTTGTTTGTTCAAAAAAGATTTTGTTAATCTGAAAAAGAGTAAAagtataattaatattttattgatattatatcaTTTAAAATGGATCAAAATcactttaaatttatttatttatttactagtTTACAATAATGACAAatttagaatataggaaaagCATCGCCGCATAACCGGGAACGACACGATCGTaacattatttaaatatttttaggtttgatttaaaagtttaaaaacctaataaatgaaaaaaaaaattatacagcATATCGAATCAATAAATCAATTTCAAtttacatattattaatatttatttttttaaaaaaattaattgtatCAGAAGAAATTCTCATGCTAAATAATCATTAATAAAGATAAATggtattttttttctcaaatataattttaatccAAACAGAACCTTAAAACACTTCATAGAATTATTTTGCATTAGATAGGGCTCAAACTTTTAAATGATTTCGAGGTGCATATGGGCATATCTTTTTTGGTAAACTTGTCGAGTTCGGgggagagaaatgaaaataaCACGTTTAGTGTGTGTCGTTTTTTAATTATtcggtttttcaaaatattaaggCCTTGTTTGGTGGCGAAGAAAGGGAATTCATTAATTCAACAATGGCATTGGCAAACACActtttcaaagaagaaatccaAAAAAGCAACATGAAAATCTTGCTCGTTGTGCTGCAAAGAACATGCAGAATATCTTGATCATTTTTCATATTAAtaataacttttaaaaataatttaataatctTTACCCCAAAGGATTTTCAACCCTCTAAGACACTTCATCTTTTAACccaatatttttttcattattaatatttcaatctctctctctctctcccctcaattttttttaaaagtagaaGACAAACGGAACTTACAAACTTTAAGCTAAAAGCTTGAGAAACGATGCACAAAACAATCAAAAAGATTAAAACAACTAATCAAAATACAATTAAATAATACCAACATGCCAGAAACGACCAATCAAGAACAAACCGAAGGAAGTGGCAGACAATTAAACTGCCTAAATTAGCTAAAATACAATGAAATTCTTCCCGGTCTAACTTCGAAAACTCTTCGTATTATACAGAGCAACGAGTTTCTATTgggaaaaaaaagggaaaatccCAAACTTACTATAACTTTTTTTTTGAAacccttattattattttcttcaacAATGTTTGTAAAAGTACCGTAACGCACTTGTTAATTCAAAAACTCATTCGAACCCCATTTCTCATTTTATAATTAAGAGCCAAACGGCAAAGTTTTTCGTACCGATAGACAAAAACATAAGCACATAACTAAAGTCCGAGCCACTATAagaaacaaatataacatatacttTCCAAAATTATAGCTTAAATTATATCTTAATTCGGGTAATGGTGTATGTGTGTACGTGCGTGCGCGTGTATGCTAGAGCAAATATTAAAAGGAGACATGACTAAAATAAGAGACTTAATTAAGtgaactaataataattaatggGAGTTCATACAAACCTGCCCCCAGCTCCAGATGAAGAAAATCTCACTGAGCTTCTGCATAAACTCTGGGAGATCCACCTACAGTCTCtgcggaaatttaaaaaaaataaaataaaataaaataaagcaccTCCTTCCTTcagtttaattaatttaattataattaaaattagcTGCTACTAgcattctctctctctaattGAAAAAACTTGTACTTGAAAATTATACATACAGCAtagctatatatgtatatatataggtgAAGATCATAGTGAAAACAGAGTATGGAAAAAAAACAGAGGAGCTGAGGGAGAGATTGTGGTTAACCTGGTGAGCAATCTGAGCATAGCtgcagagagagagggagggagagagagagagagagagagagggggggggggggaaagagAGAtccgaggagagagagagagagagagagagagagagagagagcagattGGAGAGAGAGACAAGCAGAGTGGAGTTGGGGGAGCAGTTAGCAATAGGGGAAGATGGCAAATTTATGGaggggtctctctctctctctctctgcagcACAGTAGTGTGCATGGGAATGCGTGTAGAGAGCGATtgaggagagagacagagaggcATTAAGTTCAACACCTATGAATATGATCTGTCCTATTTAAAGATCTCAATAATTAATAGGGTCCTGTTTTTCAATGTGTCTGTTTTAGTAAAATCCAAGGAGAAAGGaagaaatgtgtgtgtgtgtgtgagagagagagagagagagagagagaggtgtccATGTGTTGAGTTTTTAACTTTTTATTACCTTATATATTTctttagttaaataaaattatagagATTCAAATTTCTTTACAAATGAAAAAGTACGAAGGAAGCGAGTGAAATTTGAAAAGGTAAGTGTCCGATAGTAAAAGTCATTATCCGAGCTTTTGCGAATGTTAAGATTTGTCTCAAACttacaataaaaacataaaaaaaaaaccattcgAGAAGATTAGGGTTTATGTAactatgaaaaaaattattttttattttaatatttataaaaaaaattattacaattccgatttatttttttagttttctatgatttatataaaaatttcaaaaataaagagtttgtttagttatgcaaaataatttttatttttattttgagattttaaaatataTACGAAGGTAGTATACCGGGTTTTACTATTTCcaaaaactatataataaattaatgaaaaaattcaatCTTATGTGTCATTAAtattcaatttttctttaaatttagtatatttgaaatactttgaaaatAGTATTTGATACAAATAAAATACACAAAAAACAATTTTCTACAATAAAAagtattttttcttattttttttttctttctcttcaaACAATGCAAAGAGGGCCTAAAGGAGCTTAAAGAAAAGGACTAAATAAACTAACTTCCGTTAAGATTTATTAAAAAGATAAATACATCTCCTGAGATTTTAAGATTTCGAGGGACCTCTCCTCAAATTTGTCAGGAAAAAAAACACAAACCTATTCTTGTATTTTAAAAGAAAGACAACTTTTTAAAGAGAAGATTTGTGATTTTTTGGTAAATCTCAGGttgatttctgattttttttaaatcttaaaaaagttatttatctttttatCAAAATCGATGAGAGGAGAGCGTCTTTTGtcctaaataaaaatatatttatttatttatttaacaaatcaatatacttttttctttctttctttaaagTCAAATGTGCAATTGATCAAGCCAGTTGAAATACAGCCAATGCTTTTGCTTTCCCTAGTACTTTTTTGTCAAGTTTATCCATACCAATCAAGATGTTTATGCCTTCACAcccccagagagagagagagagagagagagagagagagatttttttttttttcctttattcaaaatttttcctGAAACTAACTAACCCTTTAAAATTCATAATCGAGAGAGatcttttttttcctttattcaaAATTCTTAGCGAAACTAGCTAACCCTTTAAAATTCGTAATCGATTTGTAATTCCTCTatgataaattaaaattttattttcatacaTAATAGAATTCAagattactataataaaaaagtCTTACCTACTTATATCCACTTGAGTGAACTcctaaagaaaaatgaaaaaaaagggaCCTCtttgatatatataaatacaattaTAAAATGATGTTTAAATTTGTAAATTCATAAATTCATGAATAATTATATGAGTGCatttttattctaattttatttttcacatacGTACCAATGCATGAAAATTCTTGCTAATAACTATCGGAAATCACAAGACGCGTACTTACTAATAGTATGTAATTATGTCAATAATTTAAAATCGATTCACCAAGATTTTCCTAACTTGGTTAGCCTAGGGTAGAGTAGCAGCTATAGCTTTTTGTTTTATTGTTACATGTGTGTGTGCACGCGcacatatatataatttgtttcttaactgcagagaaatagaaacaaaaacaacaataataCCAAACAGACACtaagtttttattttcttatctCGTGAATAATTTCTCGAATATCTTAAAtgggaagaaaaaaaatttcaatttgtcccattaattaatttttcttgaATATGACTAAATACTAATATTGATTTAAATATCACTCTAATTTCTAACtgtttaaatattatatatatatatatatatcattctatgttaaataatattatatataattttgtatttataAAAATGCGTATAATTAAGCTAAGTTAAGTTTTGACAcaatcaaaatttgaatttataaattttaaaatcaattgaGTATGAGTAGagttttgaattaatttttttttcaacgGAATCGAGTTTGAGCATCTTTCTGTGCAAATTTAAACCGACTTGAATACGCCACTAGTTATCAAGGTTGGACAATttttgtagagacctgaacccataaataaggaaataaataagaacgGACAAAAGAAAGGGGGAATTTCTagagggttcgtcaacgaaggcagcatgttcgtcaacgaagttccttctgttggaattggtgtgatcccaagagggggggtgaatcgggttttaaaaactttttggctaatttaaataaTTCGCCGATTcattacagtatcatatcccattcaacatgtatacgtgtatgtaaagcgagtttaacaataaaagcaaacatacgcatgtgcagtatcttatttaaatcaaatgtgtgcatgagaataatttcgacattaaataaacattcatacacatgctgaaattaaagtgcaagaatttaaataaaatagaaagagcgacaccagatttgttatcgaggttcggccaaaccagcctacatccccgccttgggcttactcccaaggattccactgtacctgctcacttaaccgggcggagcaaaagccttttacatcctctccttacgggacgaggaaaaccccaactcaattactaggctgagccaaactaatctcacttgcggggctgagactccccagttcaattccgggctgaaccgaaccggtctcacttgcggggctgagactccccagttcaattaatgggctgaaccgaaccattacaataaaatcattttgtatataaaatatgcttctgaaatacaagcagagatgtacaatattaaaatctaatatgcattctcatatgattttgaaatgaagctcatgtagagtatgggttttctctcaaaatatttttcaagtaaaacttgagagtttgaaAAAAGATTTAATTtcctaaaatgattgacctttataaaataaaaggagaagcctctcaagcaagtatatattaatttgatatatgctcaaggctctctcttgtataacccaaagaaattctccaacaaatgtatttcaagataagagtaggagaatattagggttttcttcaaaatgattgaccttagtaaaattaatcccaagaaggcattcaaacaaaatatatgagcgagaatattagcccaagccttcaagacatttttcacaataaatttctccaaaaaaatatttttccaattaaaagaatatgagagaaatttaatctttgaaaaacatgaaaaatagaaaggccttcaagcaatatacatatgaagaatgttatatgctcaagcctcttcaaatataaccccaaaaatattttccctaaaaatggttttcaaaagaagagaatgagagacattttaatctttgaaaatatatcacaaatgaaagaagaaggccatcaagcaatatatatgtatatgatatatgctcatgcctcttcacataaaacccctaagaatattttctcccaaaatgattttcaaataaaagaagagtaggagaaaaatgagaatttaaagaacaaatgggatatagaagtgtgggagaatcaaagaatgataaactaatttaacaaagggattctccaataattttcaagtgttttggggttgtatttataggcaaaaaccccttgtgaccgttatatatccgttgggaccttaaaatatatatttattttgaaaacaagccgtttttcggccgttgggacactttcccgagaaggtcggtcgactaggctcaaggtacggtcgaccgaggcttgaaatcaacgagtttcggtcgaccgtagtgaaggttcgatcgaccggcctctacttttttGCGCAGATACTGTTCAGTAGTTTgtccataactttttttgtacaactctaaattggatgttcttgatatcaatagaaaggtaagagaaaataccacaacttttatgGTGAACAAATTTTAAGATAATGatttttggtttgagaaaaatgtccatcaatgagacggaagaaacatgaagggagtttttctcttacggacacgtttgagtgttttggccataacgttttatgtgtaactccaatttggatgttcttgatatcaaACTCAAGATATGGGAAAataccacaattttcatgttaaacaTGATTTGATATGAGATCAAATTGAGTGAGGAAATTGCCAATTTCTAACATTCagtcgactggccggttgaccaacccttttgaaaaatttagtttttgccttcttttaattttaaaaccatttaaaaacctttgtataagttaggaattttgtgaaaagagtttttcatgttatttggaggtcctatggtcaatctaaggtcaagtagagcttcaattttaaatcatgtaagatgcatgcacattcaaccctaattactattacaacccagaaaataaattaagtcttcgtgtcttctgctcctcaatactCCATGGAATATGTCGATTGGttttcttctcagtgctctttacgactactattttgcattcatcacttgtgcttacaaaaatataaacctgttcacactcagttacacaagtgggatactgtggtttgtcattatcaaaacagggatcggactcaaaaattcaacaccttcagtgactcgtcgacaaaattcagagcatcgTCAAAGAGGAAATACCGAGCGAGTCAAAGAAAATATTCGAatggggttcatcgatgaaggaatGGCCACacagctcatcgacgaagacgccacctcgtcgatgagtttgactcggtcaaaggccttataaatatccattttggttgcttaagggctaagatgctcccaaaagctctctctctctctctagaaccagcggaatttctctctctctctctctatgatcctTCACCGTTCGTCGTCTGTTTCTAAAAATGGAGGTTCTTGCGTGAATCAAaggaggaaactctacaaatatagcggatcagatcgtcgttttgaagatttttgggttttctcaaaaatcgaggtaaggatctgattcccTTTTTGATTAGGTAGTTATATAGTAGTTTAGATTACAGTAAAGTAATGTTCTATGGTTTTCAGGTTTCAAGGATCCCGGGTCGTTTTGGACCAATCCGTACGTGTTTTCATTTttaggtttaaggtaaggggaatttgtttacaatagtatttttgtaaaactaaaccgctaaaaagttagtttatgcttatatgtataaTTTGagtgcttatttgctaaatttcactgggtagaaatgtcggttttacgatttaatggttttggtaaaaatgaggattttggcgtatgatctccaaactttacaaaaccTCTTTATTTGCACTAATATTATAGTAGgagaagcttttttttttttttttatagtaggagatgcttaaatcctttatttttcatttaaatgatgtttactaaATTTTGTACGATAGCGGATTTTCGTTCAAATGAGTGTGacttatgtaatgaaatgaaatgtgagaattttttattatacttgcatgaactatgggaactggagttccattttgctatacaagaaaatatgaaaaacagGTGCCGGTTATATACCGTGCTatacccgaaaaataatagtatttaaataataagagggaagaaaatgggaataggaacagaaggaggtcgtagacttcgtcgatgaatacagggattcatcgacgaatgtttttaggatctcatcgacgaggtcccatttcgtcgacgagaaaatactgagtgAAGGTTTCGggctgctctaaatttcgtcgacgaagggtaaggttcattgacgaattttctgacggacttgttgacgaggtgacgtgtatCGTCGgcgaatttggccctataaatagtgcaaactcggatttttaacccattttcggtgctctctctctctctctctcttctacggccCCTCTCACTtgtctcttcgatttcggctcgcCAGACGCCGAATCGATGATTTGAAACCACCATGGTGCTCCTggtaaagttctctgcaaatctgccagagcggatcgttggtgaaacgaagttggatttcatctcaaattcaggataagacattttagtccatttttagcattctgacagttataggaaat
This Malania oleifera isolate guangnan ecotype guangnan chromosome 11, ASM2987363v1, whole genome shotgun sequence DNA region includes the following protein-coding sequences:
- the LOC131167734 gene encoding short-chain dehydrogenase reductase 3b-like isoform X1; this encodes MLRLLTRDCRWISQSLCRSSVRFSSSGAGGRLLCLSFKSRLEGKVALITGGASGLGRAAAHEFIHHGARVVIADIDAQRGPQVARELGSKAHFVRCDVSVEAEVAEAVAATLDLHHKLDVMYNNAGITGPSIPPSVADLDLKDFDRVMRVNVRGTIAGIKHAARVMIPAGSGSILCTSSISGLMGGLGPHPYSISKFTIPGIVKSMASELCRHGVRINCVSPFAIATPLVLAQFNALLPGVSQEHIMKIISSLGELKGTKCEEIDVARAALFLASDEAKYVTGHNLVVDGGFTCSKNLGFPTSDQAM
- the LOC131167734 gene encoding short-chain dehydrogenase reductase 3b-like isoform X2 — encoded protein: MLRLLTRDCRWISQSLCRSSVRFSSSGAGGSRLEGKVALITGGASGLGRAAAHEFIHHGARVVIADIDAQRGPQVARELGSKAHFVRCDVSVEAEVAEAVAATLDLHHKLDVMYNNAGITGPSIPPSVADLDLKDFDRVMRVNVRGTIAGIKHAARVMIPAGSGSILCTSSISGLMGGLGPHPYSISKFTIPGIVKSMASELCRHGVRINCVSPFAIATPLVLAQFNALLPGVSQEHIMKIISSLGELKGTKCEEIDVARAALFLASDEAKYVTGHNLVVDGGFTCSKNLGFPTSDQAM
- the LOC131167734 gene encoding short-chain dehydrogenase reductase 3c-like isoform X3 — protein: MLRLLTRDCRWISQSLCRSSVRFSSSGAGGRLEGKVALITGGASGLGRAAAHEFIHHGARVVIADIDAQRGPQVARELGSKAHFVRCDVSVEAEVAEAVAATLDLHHKLDVMYNNAGITGPSIPPSVADLDLKDFDRVMRVNVRGTIAGIKHAARVMIPAGSGSILCTSSISGLMGGLGPHPYSISKFTIPGIVKSMASELCRHGVRINCVSPFAIATPLVLAQFNALLPGVSQEHIMKIISSLGELKGTKCEEIDVARAALFLASDEAKYVTGHNLVVDGGFTCSKNLGFPTSDQAM